One Xenopus tropicalis strain Nigerian chromosome 8, UCB_Xtro_10.0, whole genome shotgun sequence genomic window carries:
- the c5ar1 gene encoding C5a anaphylatoxin chemotactic receptor 1, with translation MNFETTPSSNNSLYDSEDSDFDDFLNKGKPTSLSSFQTTALFILSVVLVLGVPGNALVVWITTCDMKRSVNTVWFLNLAIADLLCCLSVPFTIMEIVMGQWPLGLATCKLIPTLLLINMYASVLLLTVISIDRWLLVAKPVWCQNKRTVIKAYLACAIVWLLALILTSPSFVFRQIVVNIVEKHVCVMHYNISKDHIEKVKQFIAIFRFLIGFIIPFVVITVCYGVLVRKVSERYNKSGKTMKVVTVVIIGFFVCWFPYHIAGLIIATHSSNSDLYQNTLKIDPILVSFAIINSCINPIIYVLAGQDLKSKFRKSIRSVVKNVLAEEESQSFDSKKTKSSSETKNTDTCV, from the coding sequence ATGAATTTCGAAACTACACCTTCTTCAAATAACTCCCTGTATGACTCAGAGGACTctgattttgatgattttttgaACAAAGGAAAACCAACTTCTTTGTCTTCATTTCAAACCACGGCATTGTTTATCCTAAGCGTAGTGTTGGTCCTTGGCGTGCCAGGCAATGCCTTGGTGGTGTGGATAACAACCTGTGACATGAAAAGGTCCGTCAACACAGTATGGTTTCTGAATCTGGCCATTGCTGATCTACTGTGCTGCCTCTCTGTACCCTTTACAATAATGGAGATTGTCATGGGTCAGTGGCCATTGGGACTCGCTACCTGCAAACTGATACCTACTCTACTATTGATTAATATGTATGCCAGTGTCCTTTTACTGACTGTGATAAGTATAGACCGATGGTTACTGGTTGCAAAACCAGTTTGGTGTCAGAACAAAAGGACTGTGATAAAGGCATATTTGGCATGTGCCATAGTGTGGCTGTTGGCTCTTATTTTGACCAGCCCATCTTTTGTCTTTAGGCAAATAGTTGTAAACATTGTAGAAAAACATGTTTGTGTAATGCATTACAATATTTCTAAAGATCATATAGAAAAGGTCAAGCAATTTATTGCTATTTTCCGATTTTTAATAGGCTTCATTATTCCCTTTGTAGTTATCACTGTATGCTATGGTGTTTTAGTTAGGAAAGTCAGTGAGCGCTATAACAAATCTGGTAAGACAATGAAAGTAGTAACTGTAGTGATAATTGGCTTCTTTGTCTGTTGGTTCCCTTACCATATAGCTGGTCTTATAATAGCTACTCATTCATCCAATTCAGACCTTTACCAGAACACATTGAAAATAGACCCCATTTTGGTTAGCTTTGCAATTATTAACAGTTGCATCAATCCTATAATTTATGTTTTAGCAGGGCAAGACCTGAAATCCAAATTTAGGAAATCCATTAGATCAGTAGTGAAGAACGTACTGGCAGAAGAAGAAAGTCAGTCATTTGATTCCAAGAAGACAAAATCAAGTTCTGAGACAAAAAACACTGATACATGTGTGTAG
- the inafm1 gene encoding putative transmembrane protein INAFM1 produces the protein MTQRDMDGIGMQTQDLNCSGDKKGKASGVNNKQWVRLATVVAYFLCVSLAAVILAVYYGLIWVPSSKNRTGDFSGAVPSLSPAGPNKNSTEIQVKKPVSNQDMKGKDLNGRSKRGFKTLFVQEQGKNLQDIHRTHFGEKVLKTSVRDRKKDKGSVQKCSFLKGTEETANPGEISEEGSSFQPECDY, from the coding sequence ATGACACAAAGAGATATGGATGGCATTGGGATGCAGACTCAGGACCTAAATTGTTCTGGGGACAAGAAAGGAAAGGCTTCAGGGGTTAACAACAAGCAGTGGGTGAGATTAGCGACTGTCGTGGCATATTTTCTATGCGTGTCTCTGGCTGCTGTTATTTTGGCTGTGTATTATGGCCTGATATGGGTCCCCTCTTCCAAGAACAGAACTGGAGATTTTAGTGGTGCTGTGCCCAGTCTGTCTCCAGCTGGACCCAACAAAAACTCTACAGAAATACAAGTCAAGAAACCTGTCTCTAATCAAGACATGAAAGGCAAGGACCTCAATGGCAGATCCAAACGTGGATTCAAGACTTTATTTGTTCAGGAACAAGGAAAAAATCTTCAAGATATTCACAGAACACATTTTGGAGAAAAGGTCTTAAAAACAAGCGTAAGAGACAGAAAGAAAGATAAAGGTTCGGTACAAAAATGTTCCTTTCTGAAAGGCACAGAGGAAACAGCTAACCCTGGAGAGATATCTGAAGAAGGAAGCAGCTTCCAACCTGAATGTGATTATTGA